Proteins encoded by one window of Martelella endophytica:
- a CDS encoding ABC transporter ATP-binding protein yields MAKLELQNVKKSYGKLDVIPGISLDIKSGEFVVLVGPSGSGKSTLLRMIAGLEETTGGKIIVDDEDITGQDPALRDLAMVFQTYALYPHMTVEQNMGFALKMRGMDPEEIAHRVADSVEMLGLKGLEKRKPGQLSGGQRQRVAMGRCVVRNPKLFLFDEPLSNLDAKLRAQTRLEVRRLHDRLKATSIFVTHDQVEAMTMADRIALLKDGHLQQIGTPQELYLTPHNVFVATFLGTPEMNIFEGDLAIGDDGLRFSGTPSMALPASAERLAAVRAAGHGSTSVQLGIRPEHLVIVEASRKDAVRMEVIAVEWLGHEVFIFGDCAGKQVAVRAPETDGSIDATALPKNGDVIGLVPQTDRWHLFDGVTGNNLLT; encoded by the coding sequence ATGGCCAAGCTTGAACTTCAAAACGTCAAGAAATCATACGGCAAGCTGGACGTCATTCCCGGCATCAGCCTCGATATCAAGAGCGGCGAGTTCGTCGTGCTCGTCGGCCCCTCCGGCAGCGGCAAATCCACGCTTCTCAGGATGATTGCGGGCCTTGAGGAAACCACCGGCGGCAAGATCATCGTCGATGACGAGGATATCACCGGACAGGATCCGGCGCTGCGCGATCTCGCCATGGTGTTCCAGACCTATGCGCTCTATCCGCATATGACGGTGGAACAGAATATGGGCTTTGCGCTGAAGATGCGCGGCATGGACCCGGAGGAGATTGCGCACCGGGTGGCGGATTCGGTCGAGATGCTCGGCCTCAAGGGGCTGGAGAAGCGCAAACCCGGCCAGCTTTCCGGCGGCCAGCGCCAGCGCGTCGCCATGGGGCGCTGTGTGGTGCGCAATCCGAAGCTTTTCCTGTTCGACGAGCCGCTCTCCAACCTCGATGCAAAGCTGAGGGCGCAGACGCGTCTGGAGGTTCGACGCCTGCACGACCGACTGAAGGCGACGTCGATCTTCGTTACCCACGACCAGGTCGAAGCGATGACCATGGCCGACCGGATCGCGCTTCTGAAGGACGGTCATCTGCAGCAGATCGGCACCCCGCAGGAGCTCTATCTGACACCGCACAACGTCTTCGTGGCCACCTTCCTCGGCACGCCGGAGATGAACATCTTCGAAGGGGATCTCGCCATTGGCGATGACGGATTGCGGTTTTCGGGAACGCCGTCGATGGCGTTGCCGGCGAGCGCCGAAAGGCTTGCCGCGGTGCGGGCAGCAGGCCACGGTTCGACAAGCGTCCAGCTCGGGATCCGGCCCGAACATCTCGTCATCGTCGAGGCGTCGCGAAAGGATGCCGTGCGCATGGAGGTCATCGCGGTCGAATGGCTCGGCCACGAGGTCTTCATCTTCGGCGATTGCGCCGGCAAGCAGGTTGCGGTGCGTGCGCCGGAAACGGACGGGTCCATCGATGCGACGGCATTGCCGAAGAACGGCGACGTCATCGGCCTGGTCCCACAGACCGACCGCTGGCATCTCTTCGATGGCGTAACGGGTAATAACCTGCTCACCTGA